A genomic region of Prionailurus bengalensis isolate Pbe53 chromosome D1, Fcat_Pben_1.1_paternal_pri, whole genome shotgun sequence contains the following coding sequences:
- the LOC122482502 gene encoding olfactory receptor 8G5-like has product MAAENLSTVTAFILTGLTQQPELQLPLFFLFLGVYVVTVVGNLVMITLIGLSAHLHTPMYYFLSNLSFIDLCHSTVITPKMLVNFVTEMNTISYSECITQLYFFLVFAISECYMLAAMAYDRYVAICSPLLYNINMSHQACFSLIWGVYIIALVCAFVHTGCLFRVHFCKFAVINHYFCDLLSLLKLSCSSTHVNELLILVFSAINILAPSLMILSSYIFIIASMLRIRSTEGRAKAFGTCSSHISAVAVFFGSAAFMYLQPSSVSSLDQGKMSSVFYTIVVPMLNPLIYSLRNKDVNVALKKVLERRIFL; this is encoded by the coding sequence ATGGCAGCAGAAAATCTTTCCACAGTGACTGCGTTTATCCTCACTGGGCTAACACAACAGCCAGAACTCCAGctgccccttttctttctcttcctaggAGTCTATGTGGTCACAGTGGTGGGGAACTTGGTCATGATCACACTGATAGGGCTCAGTGCTCACCTACACACCCCCATGTACTACTTTCTCAGTAATTTGTCCTTCATTGATCTCTGCCATTCCACTGTCATTACCCCCAAAATGCTAGTGAACTTTGTGACAGAGATGAACACCATCTCCTACTCTGAATGCATAACTCAgctctatttcttccttgtttttgctATCTCAGAGTGTTACATGTTAGCTGCAATGGCATATGACCGCTATGTTGCCATCTGTAGCCCCCTGCTTTATAATATCAACATGTCCCATCAGGCTTGTTTCTCCCTGATTTGGGGAGTGTATATTATAGCCCTGGTTTGTGCATTTGTTCATACAGGCTGCTTGTTTAGGGTTCACTTCTGCAAATTTGCTGTGATCAACCATTATTTCTGTGATCTTCTTTCCCTCTTAAAGCTCTCCTGTTCTAGCACCCACGTCAATGAATTACTGATTCTAGTCTTTAGTGCAATTAATATCCTCGCCCCCAGCCTCATGATTCTTAGCTCCTACATCTTCATCATTGCCAGCATGCTCCGCATCCGCTCCACCGAAGGCAGAGCCAAAGCCTTCGGCACCTGCAGCTCCCACATCTCAGCTGTTGCCGTTTTCTTTGGATCTGCTGCATTCATGTACCTGCAGCCATCATCTGTGAGCTCCTTGGACCAAGGAAAAATGTCTTCTGTGTTTTATACTATTGTTGTGCCTATGTTGAATCCCCTGATCTACAGCCTGAGGAATAAAGATGTCAATGTCGCACTGAAGAAAGTGCTAGAGAGAAGAATATTCTTGTGA
- the LOC122482504 gene encoding olfactory receptor 8D2-like: MDTGNHSSVTEFILEGLTDQPGLQLPLFFLFLLIYMVCMVGNLGLIFLIRISSQLHTPMYYFLSNLSFIDLCYSTVIIPKMLVNFVSEKNFTSFPECMTQLFCFCFFGIDDSYMLTAMAYDRYVAICNPLLYNVIMSPRICFLLATSVYTVGIIGALVHTSYISSRSFCGMNIIHHYFCDILPLLNISCSRDYTKELLVMILVGVNVFACAVAIFISYAFILSSILCICSAEGRSKAFSTCSSHLAAVGVFYGSIIFMYFKPYTSDIIQEKVASVFYTTVIPMLNPLIYSLRNKDVKESLKRVLNGG; the protein is encoded by the coding sequence ATGGATACAGGAAACCATTCTTCAGTAACTGAGTTTATCCTTGAGGGGTTAACAGACCAGCCAGGACTCcagctccctctctttttcctgtttctattgatctatatggtCTGCATGGTGGGAAATTTGGGTTTGATCTTTTTAATCAGGATCAGTTCTCAGCTTCACACGCCCATGTATTATTTTCTCAGTAATTTGTCCTTCATAGATCTCTGCTACTCCACTGTCATAATTCCCAAGATGTTGGTGAACTTTGTGTCAGAGAAGAATTTCACCTCCTTTCCTGAGTGTATGACCCAGCTCTTTTGCTTCTGCTTCTTTGGTATTGATGACTCCTACATGCTGACAGCAATGGCATATGATCGTTATGTTGCCATCTGTAACCCCTTGCTCTACAATGTCATAATGTCCCCAAGAATCTGTTTTCTACTGGCCACCAGTGTGTATACAGTGGGGATCATTGGAGCCTTGGTCCACACCAGCTACATATCTAGTCGATCCTTCTGTGGAATGAACATCATCCACCATTACTTCTGTGACATCCTCCCTCTTCTGAATATATCTTGCTCAAGAGACTACACCAAGGAACTCTTGGTGATGATTTTGGTTGGCGTCAATGTATTTGCATGTGCTGTAGCCATCTTCATCTCTTATGCCTTCATTCTTTCCAGTATCTTATGCATCTGCTCAGCTGAAGGCAGGTCCAAAGCTTTCAGTACCTGCAGCTCGCACCTTGCAGCTGTTGGGGTTTTCTATGGCTCcatcattttcatgtattttaaaccATATACCAGTGACATAATACAGGAGAAGGTGGCCTCTGTGTTCTATACCACAGTGATTCCCATGCTTAATCCCCTTATCTACAGCCTTAGGAACAAGGATGTCAAAGAATCCCTTAAAAGAGTTCTTAATGGTGGGTAA
- the LOC122482503 gene encoding olfactory receptor 149-like, protein MGNASVVTKFILLGIPHTEDLETMLFVLFLGCYVFTLMGNLLILLAIVSSTRLHTPMYFFLCQLSVCDIFFPSVSSPKMLFYLSGNSRAISYAGCVSQLFFYHFLGCTECFLYTVMAYDRFVAICYPLRYTVIMSHRVCAILAVGTSFFGCIQATFLTTLTFQLPYCGPNEVDYYFCDIPVMLKLACADTSALEMVGFVSVGLMPLSCFLLILTSYSRIVCSILQIRSTEGRRRAFSTCSAHLTAILLSFMPVVLIYLQPTPNPWLNATVQVLNNLVTPMLNPLIYSLRNKEVKYSLRKVLQQVAFLPEQ, encoded by the coding sequence ATGGGGAATGCTTCAGTGGTGACCAAGTTCATCCTGCTGGGCATCCCACACACGGAGGACCTGGAGACCATGCTCTTTGTCCTGTTTTTGGGCTGCTACGTCTTCACTCTTATGGGGAACCTGCTCATCCTACTGGCGATTGTCTCCTCCACTCGGCttcacacccccatgtacttcttcctgtgTCAACTGTCTGTGTGTGACATATTTTTCCCTTCTGTGAGCTCCCCCAAGATGCTCTTCTACCTCTCGGGGAACAGCCGGGCCATCTCCTATGCGGGCTGCGTGTCCCAGCTCTTCTTCTACCACTTCCTGGGCTGTACCGAGTGCTTCCTGTACACGGTGATGGCCTACGACCGCTTTGTCGCCATCTGCTACCCTCTCCGCTACACGGTAATCATGAGCCACAGGGTGTGTGCCATCCTGGCCGTGGGGACCTCTTTTTTTGGCTGCATTCAGGCCACCTTTCTAACCACCCTCACCTTCCAGTTGCCTTACTGTGGCCCCAATGAGGTGGACTATTACTTCTGTGATATCCCGGTGATGCTGAAGCTGGCttgtgctgacacctcagccCTGGAGATGGTGGGGTTCGTCAGCGTGGGCCTCATGCCCCTCAGCTGCTTCCTTCTCATCCTCACCTCCTACAGCCGCATTGTCTGCTCCATCCTGCAGATCCGCTCTACTGAAGGCAGACGCCGTGCCTTCTCCACCTGCAGTGCCCACCTTACTGCCATCCTCCTCTCCTTTATGCCAGTGGTCCTCATCTACCTGCAGCCCACCCCCAATCCCTGGCTCAATGCAACTGTTCAGGTCCTGAATAACTTGGTCACCCCTATGCTGAACCCCTTGATTTACAGCttgagaaataaagaagtaaaatattctcTGAGGAAGGTATTACAGCAGGTAGCCTTCCTTCCTGAGCAATGA